The following coding sequences are from one Halorubrum sp. BOL3-1 window:
- a CDS encoding iron ABC transporter permease: MSVRDRVVPGTELLSESRVDAGYAALATLLAVGLIAPLAWLVIDAAGLGSRAFEFLVADQTLAVLGRSVALVSVVTAAAVSVGVPLAVLTVQAALPFRRFWTVVIALPLAVPSYLGAFAALSAFGPDGPLSTALGVPLPAVEGFAGAAVVLTLYTYPYVFLTTRASLLSLDASLVEAARTLNCGQLESFRRITLPQIVPGIAAGALLVALYTLADFGTPNFMNLQVYTQFIYTRHNAHMGGYAALLSLQLLAVTGVILAVESAIGADDSGAYASRGNRGAAELDLGAWRYPALALPVLVAVAALVLPVGIFAMWLIRGGPGYEFTQLSFSWSYGWNSLKVSLLAAVASVLVALPIALRSVTTGSTASSLTARIPYVGYATPGIVLAIALVSFSLDAVPGLYKTVPLLVFAYVIRFMPQAIGSIRTSTMQVDDRLVEAARTLGRSRAGAFRTVTLPLIVPGIVTGAALVFLTSMKELPATLLLRPLGFDTLVTFIWRARETGLYGQAAVPAFVLVFVSGLSMAVLLAQEGDR; the protein is encoded by the coding sequence ATGAGCGTCCGAGATCGAGTCGTACCGGGGACAGAGCTGCTCTCGGAGAGCCGGGTCGACGCCGGCTACGCCGCGCTCGCGACGCTGCTCGCTGTCGGGCTGATCGCCCCGCTGGCCTGGCTCGTCATCGACGCCGCCGGCCTCGGGAGCCGCGCGTTCGAGTTCCTCGTCGCCGACCAGACCCTCGCGGTCCTCGGCCGCAGCGTCGCGCTCGTGAGCGTCGTCACCGCCGCCGCCGTCTCCGTCGGTGTCCCGCTGGCCGTGCTGACCGTCCAGGCGGCGCTCCCGTTTCGCCGGTTCTGGACGGTCGTGATCGCCCTCCCGCTAGCCGTCCCGAGCTACCTCGGCGCCTTCGCCGCGCTCTCGGCGTTCGGCCCGGACGGGCCGCTCTCGACGGCGCTCGGGGTCCCGCTGCCGGCCGTTGAGGGATTCGCCGGCGCCGCGGTCGTCCTCACGCTGTACACGTACCCGTACGTCTTCCTCACGACGCGGGCGTCGCTGCTCTCGCTGGACGCCTCGCTCGTCGAGGCCGCTCGGACGCTCAACTGCGGACAACTGGAGTCGTTCCGCCGGATCACGCTCCCACAGATCGTCCCGGGTATCGCGGCGGGAGCGCTGCTGGTCGCGCTGTACACCCTCGCGGACTTCGGGACGCCGAACTTCATGAACCTCCAGGTGTACACGCAGTTCATCTACACCCGTCACAACGCGCACATGGGCGGGTACGCGGCGTTGTTGTCGCTGCAGCTGCTCGCCGTGACCGGCGTCATCCTCGCCGTCGAGTCGGCCATCGGCGCCGACGACTCCGGCGCCTACGCGAGCCGCGGGAACCGCGGCGCCGCCGAACTCGACCTGGGCGCGTGGCGGTATCCCGCGCTGGCGCTACCGGTGCTGGTCGCGGTGGCCGCGCTCGTGCTCCCGGTCGGCATCTTCGCGATGTGGCTGATCCGCGGCGGCCCCGGCTACGAGTTCACGCAGCTGTCGTTCTCCTGGAGCTACGGCTGGAACTCGCTGAAGGTCTCCCTGCTCGCCGCCGTCGCGTCGGTCCTCGTCGCGCTGCCGATCGCCCTGCGATCGGTGACGACCGGCTCGACGGCCTCGTCGCTGACAGCCCGAATCCCCTACGTCGGGTACGCGACGCCGGGTATCGTCCTCGCCATCGCCCTGGTGAGCTTCAGCCTCGACGCCGTGCCCGGGCTCTACAAGACCGTGCCGCTACTGGTGTTCGCCTACGTGATCCGCTTTATGCCGCAGGCCATCGGCTCGATCCGGACCTCGACGATGCAGGTCGACGACCGACTCGTCGAGGCCGCGCGCACCCTGGGTCGTTCTCGGGCGGGGGCGTTCCGCACGGTCACCCTCCCGCTCATCGTACCCGGGATCGTGACCGGCGCCGCGCTGGTCTTTCTCACCTCGATGAAGGAGCTACCGGCGACGCTGCTGTTACGGCCGCTCGGGTTCGACACGCTGGTCACGTTCATCTGGCGCGCCAGGGAGACCGGGCTGTACGGACAGGCGGCGGTCCCGGCGTTCGTGCTCGTGTTCGTCTCCGGCCTCTCGATGGCCGTGCTTTTGGCGCAGGAAGGCGACCGGTAA
- a CDS encoding extracellular solute-binding protein gives MTDNNDENSTGRGVHAVDRRRFIAATGGLGITALAGCNGEGEDDDAGVTAEIPSLTEFRGSGTLASGRPAPGGTSIEDLPDLSGDLNLYIGGGEGGIYYQFVEMLQEIYPDFTVLTSDAGSASLAQTVVDEVDAGAAEADVFWSIDASSLGYVADNDAYEPLSDEAVGPVPSAFRGGDNAWVGVAGRARSVPYNTDELSESDIPDTVADFPEVDAFQDSMAWAPSYGAFQAFVTTMRLQRGPDETRQWLESMVDAGIVQRGNEYVIAQQVADGALSAGFGNHYYAMRVLNQRPDAPIDLAFTQGDAGALVNVAGALAVKGTEKADLVADFVRHLLSAEAQEFFATVSFAYPMIPGVQPVGGLPTIDELSPPDIDLAELAELEPTLELMREAGVL, from the coding sequence ATGACGGACAACAACGACGAGAATAGTACCGGGCGAGGAGTTCACGCCGTCGACCGTCGCCGCTTCATTGCGGCGACCGGCGGACTCGGGATCACCGCTCTCGCGGGCTGTAACGGCGAGGGTGAAGATGACGACGCAGGGGTTACGGCCGAGATCCCCTCGCTGACCGAGTTCCGCGGGTCCGGGACGCTGGCGTCCGGGCGCCCAGCGCCCGGCGGTACCTCCATCGAGGACTTGCCCGACCTCTCCGGCGACCTCAACCTCTACATCGGCGGCGGCGAGGGCGGCATCTACTACCAGTTCGTCGAGATGCTCCAGGAGATCTACCCCGACTTCACCGTCCTCACCTCGGACGCCGGGTCGGCGTCGCTGGCCCAGACCGTCGTCGACGAGGTTGACGCGGGGGCGGCCGAGGCGGACGTGTTCTGGTCGATCGACGCGAGCTCGCTCGGCTACGTCGCGGACAACGACGCCTACGAGCCGCTGTCGGACGAGGCGGTCGGCCCCGTCCCGTCGGCGTTCCGCGGCGGCGACAACGCGTGGGTCGGCGTCGCCGGCCGCGCGCGCAGCGTCCCGTACAACACCGACGAACTGAGCGAGTCCGATATCCCGGACACGGTCGCCGACTTCCCCGAGGTAGACGCCTTTCAAGACTCGATGGCCTGGGCGCCGAGCTACGGCGCGTTCCAGGCGTTCGTCACGACCATGCGGCTGCAGCGCGGCCCCGACGAGACCCGTCAGTGGCTCGAATCGATGGTGGACGCCGGGATCGTCCAGCGCGGCAACGAGTACGTCATCGCCCAGCAGGTGGCCGACGGCGCGCTCTCGGCCGGCTTCGGGAACCACTACTACGCCATGCGCGTGCTGAACCAGCGGCCCGACGCGCCGATCGACCTGGCGTTCACGCAGGGCGACGCCGGAGCGCTGGTCAACGTCGCCGGCGCGCTCGCGGTCAAGGGCACCGAGAAGGCCGATCTGGTCGCGGACTTCGTGCGCCACCTGCTGTCGGCGGAGGCACAGGAGTTCTTCGCCACAGTCAGTTTCGCCTACCCGATGATCCCCGGCGTCCAGCCGGTCGGCGGTCTGCCGACGATCGACGAGCTCAGCCCGCCGGACATTGACCTTGCGGAGCTCGCCGAGCTCGAGCCGACCCTCGAACTGATGCGTGAGGCCGGCGTCCTGTAG
- a CDS encoding alpha-1 4-glucan-protein synthase, with protein sequence MVDTPPDAAGSDICVIVPTIREYECVRAYVENAREHDFDVSRLHFVLVTEDFCDVAEMRAMLDDLGVSGEVFDGTRRGEWYAANGSAAYSHVVPAASHAETSFGLLYMWADESFEYGLFIDDDTLPHDGTDYFGRHMENLAFGGEIERVRSDENWVNVLYQNADDHGLYPRGYPYSAMDETVETDAVAVESGEVVASQGLWTNVPDLDAVRILMDGDLEGQAQTRTTADDFERDFVAGRGDYLTVCSMNLAFRREVIPAFYQLPMDDNEWDVGRFDDIWSGLFLKRACDLLDKRVYNGGPLCEHNKAPRSTFDDLANEVAGLELNEHVWEVVDEAGADADSFEAAFAEMADALADGDFSEWNSGAFLNHCGEYMRDWLDCLDAVRRAPAVADD encoded by the coding sequence ATGGTCGATACCCCACCCGACGCGGCCGGCTCGGATATCTGTGTGATAGTCCCGACGATCCGGGAGTACGAGTGCGTCCGCGCGTACGTCGAGAACGCCCGCGAACACGACTTCGACGTCTCGCGGCTCCACTTCGTCTTAGTCACCGAGGACTTCTGTGACGTCGCGGAGATGCGCGCCATGCTCGACGACCTGGGCGTCTCCGGCGAGGTGTTCGACGGCACCCGGCGCGGGGAGTGGTACGCGGCGAACGGCTCGGCGGCGTACAGCCACGTCGTCCCGGCCGCGAGCCACGCCGAGACGAGCTTCGGCCTGCTGTACATGTGGGCCGACGAGTCGTTCGAATACGGCCTGTTCATCGACGACGACACGCTGCCGCACGACGGAACGGACTACTTCGGCCGTCACATGGAGAACCTCGCGTTCGGCGGTGAGATCGAGCGCGTGCGCTCCGACGAGAACTGGGTCAACGTCCTCTATCAGAACGCCGACGATCACGGTCTCTACCCCCGCGGCTACCCGTACTCCGCGATGGACGAGACGGTCGAGACCGACGCGGTCGCGGTCGAGTCCGGCGAGGTCGTCGCCTCGCAGGGACTGTGGACGAACGTCCCCGACCTCGACGCCGTCCGAATCCTGATGGACGGCGACTTGGAGGGACAGGCCCAGACTCGCACGACCGCCGACGACTTCGAGCGCGACTTCGTCGCCGGGCGCGGCGACTACCTCACCGTCTGCTCGATGAACCTCGCGTTCCGCCGCGAGGTGATCCCCGCGTTCTACCAGCTCCCGATGGACGACAACGAGTGGGACGTGGGGCGGTTCGACGACATCTGGTCGGGACTGTTCCTGAAGCGCGCCTGCGACCTCCTCGACAAGCGGGTGTACAACGGCGGCCCCCTCTGTGAGCACAACAAGGCCCCGCGCTCGACCTTCGACGACCTCGCGAACGAGGTGGCGGGCTTGGAGCTGAACGAACACGTCTGGGAGGTAGTCGATGAGGCGGGCGCCGACGCGGACTCCTTCGAGGCGGCGTTCGCAGAGATGGCCGACGCGCTCGCGGACGGCGACTTCTCCGAGTGGAACAGCGGCGCGTTCCTCAACCACTGCGGCGAGTACATGCGCGACTGGCTCGACTGCCTTGACGCGGTCCGTCGGGCGCCGGCGGTCGCGGACGACTGA
- a CDS encoding lysylphosphatidylglycerol synthase transmembrane domain-containing protein, whose protein sequence is MNPRLAVARLRERLPQGSLAVAGTALVLAVGGAVLTRTLDVGAVVSAAAAADPAHLLAALAAYLLSWPVRGRRYRDVLAPMGHRCRTGFLTATVFASQTANLIVPARAGDGARAYLLKRRRGVPYPTGVASLAVERAFDLVALGALGGAALAALLVGGRTVAPDGSGRAVAAAAGIALAAAAFSAGVVAVARSDRRFGPVLRDRFGGPRLSRVVDAAVRFGAAVRVVAADGRAVVRVFLASGVVWALDVLTAVFVLAALVGGLGGGVDPTTLLVVGTLAVSAGNLAKVLPLSQGGIGLYEAAFTGIVVATTPIPAETALAAAALDHALKNAVTLAGGGLAAAAFDLSALRAPDESEGEPDAAATRTATDR, encoded by the coding sequence ATGAACCCGCGTCTCGCCGTCGCTCGACTCCGCGAGCGTCTCCCGCAGGGATCCCTCGCGGTCGCGGGGACGGCTCTCGTCCTCGCCGTCGGCGGCGCGGTGCTGACGCGGACGCTCGACGTCGGTGCCGTCGTCTCGGCGGCGGCCGCGGCGGACCCGGCGCACCTCCTCGCGGCGCTCGCCGCCTACCTGCTGTCGTGGCCGGTCCGGGGCCGCCGGTACCGCGACGTCCTCGCGCCGATGGGACACCGCTGTCGGACCGGCTTCCTCACGGCGACCGTGTTCGCGAGCCAGACCGCGAACCTGATCGTCCCCGCGCGGGCCGGCGACGGGGCGCGCGCCTATCTCCTGAAGCGCCGGCGCGGGGTCCCGTACCCGACGGGGGTCGCGTCGTTGGCGGTCGAGCGCGCCTTTGATCTGGTTGCGCTCGGCGCGCTCGGCGGCGCCGCGCTCGCGGCCCTGCTGGTCGGCGGCCGAACCGTCGCCCCCGACGGATCGGGGCGGGCGGTCGCGGCCGCCGCGGGTATCGCCCTCGCGGCCGCCGCCTTCTCGGCCGGCGTCGTCGCGGTCGCCCGGAGCGACCGCCGGTTCGGTCCGGTCCTCCGCGACCGATTCGGCGGTCCGCGGCTCTCGCGGGTCGTCGACGCCGCGGTCCGGTTCGGCGCCGCCGTTCGCGTCGTCGCCGCGGACGGCCGCGCGGTCGTCCGGGTGTTCCTCGCGAGCGGGGTCGTGTGGGCGCTCGATGTCCTGACGGCCGTCTTCGTCCTCGCGGCGCTCGTGGGCGGACTCGGCGGCGGGGTCGACCCGACGACGCTGCTCGTCGTCGGCACGCTCGCCGTCTCGGCCGGGAACCTCGCGAAGGTGCTGCCGCTCTCGCAGGGCGGGATCGGACTCTACGAGGCGGCGTTCACCGGAATCGTCGTCGCGACAACGCCGATTCCGGCCGAGACCGCGCTCGCCGCGGCGGCGCTCGACCACGCGCTGAAAAACGCCGTCACGCTCGCGGGCGGCGGTCTCGCCGCGGCCGCGTTCGACCTCTCGGCGCTCCGCGCTCCGGACGAGTCCGAAGGGGAACCCGACGCGGCCGCGACGCGGACGGCGACGGACCGCTAA
- a CDS encoding rhomboid family intramembrane serine protease: protein MRATLETLAITLLVGAAQAALGVVGLAGLFALSTPLSVAPWTLVTSVYAHGSAGHLLANALALLLVGPLVERRTTRGRFHAFVVATGALAGVAQVTAGGLLGPPSAVLGISGAVFALGGYLLAGNVVSATLFDRLRLSPRVQILLLGLVAVALTATTAAPGVALTAHATGAFCGLVAGRVGLLNPRKRDESDAAAGREAR from the coding sequence ATGCGCGCCACCCTCGAAACGCTCGCGATTACCCTCCTCGTCGGCGCCGCACAGGCCGCGCTCGGCGTCGTCGGTCTCGCGGGGCTGTTCGCGCTGTCGACCCCGCTGTCCGTCGCCCCGTGGACGCTCGTCACCAGCGTGTACGCGCACGGCTCCGCCGGCCACCTGCTGGCGAACGCCCTCGCGCTGCTGCTCGTCGGTCCGCTCGTCGAGCGCCGGACGACCCGCGGCCGTTTCCACGCGTTCGTGGTCGCGACGGGCGCGCTCGCGGGCGTCGCACAGGTGACCGCCGGCGGCCTGCTCGGTCCCCCGTCCGCCGTGTTGGGAATCAGCGGCGCGGTCTTCGCGCTCGGCGGCTACCTGCTCGCCGGCAACGTCGTGAGCGCGACGCTGTTCGACCGCCTGCGCCTCTCCCCGCGGGTCCAGATCCTCCTGTTGGGTCTCGTCGCCGTCGCCCTCACCGCGACGACGGCCGCGCCGGGCGTCGCGCTGACCGCGCACGCGACCGGCGCGTTCTGCGGTCTCGTGGCCGGTCGCGTCGGCCTCCTCAACCCGCGTAAGCGAGACGAAAGCGACGCGGCGGCGGGCCGCGAAGCGCGGTGA
- the rpsJ gene encoding 30S ribosomal protein S10 — translation MQQARVRLAGTSPEDLDDICADVREIADSTGVALSGPIPLPTKTLEIPSRKSPDGEGTATWEHWEMRVHKRLIDIDADERALRQLMRVQVPNDVSIEIVLED, via the coding sequence ATGCAGCAGGCACGCGTCCGCCTCGCCGGCACGAGCCCCGAGGACCTCGACGACATCTGCGCCGACGTCCGCGAGATCGCGGACTCGACGGGGGTCGCCCTGTCGGGCCCGATCCCGCTGCCGACGAAGACGCTCGAGATCCCGTCGCGAAAGTCCCCGGACGGTGAGGGGACGGCGACGTGGGAGCACTGGGAGATGCGCGTCCACAAGCGTCTGATCGACATCGATGCCGACGAACGCGCGCTCCGCCAGCTCATGCGCGTCCAGGTGCCGAACGACGTCAGCATCGAGATCGTTCTCGAAGACTGA
- the tuf gene encoding translation elongation factor EF-1 subunit alpha gives MSDKPHQNLAIIGHVDHGKSTLVGRLLFETGSVPEHVIEQHREEAEEKGKGGFEFAYVMDNLAEERERGVTIDIAHQEFDTDTYYFTIVDCPGHRDFVKNMITGASQADNAVLVVAADDGVAPQTREHVFLARTLGIDELIIGVNKMDLVDHDESKFNEVVEEVKELLKQVRFQTDNAKFIPISAFDGDNVADESENTPWYDGPTLLDALNELPETEPPTDAPLRLPIQDVYTISGIGTVPVGRVETGIMKDGDNVTFQPSDVGGEVKTIEMHHEEVPKAGPGDNVGFNVRGIGKDDIRRGDVAGPADEPPSVAETFQAQVVVMQHPSVITAGYTPVFHAHTAQVACTIESIDQKIDPSTGEIAEENPDFIKSGDAAVVTVRPQKPLSIEASADIAELGSFAIRDMGQTIAAGKVLEVNER, from the coding sequence ATGAGTGACAAACCGCACCAGAATCTGGCCATCATCGGCCACGTCGACCACGGCAAGAGTACGCTCGTGGGTCGCCTCCTCTTCGAGACGGGGAGCGTCCCCGAGCACGTAATCGAGCAGCACCGAGAGGAAGCCGAAGAGAAGGGTAAGGGCGGCTTCGAGTTCGCCTACGTGATGGACAACCTCGCTGAGGAGCGCGAGCGCGGCGTCACGATCGACATCGCCCACCAGGAGTTCGACACGGACACGTACTACTTCACCATCGTCGACTGCCCGGGCCACCGTGACTTCGTGAAGAACATGATCACGGGCGCCTCGCAGGCCGACAACGCGGTGCTCGTCGTCGCGGCCGACGACGGCGTCGCGCCCCAGACCCGAGAGCACGTCTTCCTGGCCCGCACGCTGGGTATCGACGAGCTCATCATCGGGGTCAACAAGATGGACCTCGTCGACCACGACGAGTCCAAGTTCAACGAGGTCGTCGAGGAGGTCAAAGAGCTCCTCAAACAGGTCCGCTTCCAGACGGACAACGCGAAGTTCATCCCGATCTCCGCGTTCGACGGCGACAACGTCGCCGACGAGTCCGAGAACACGCCCTGGTACGACGGGCCGACCCTGCTGGACGCCCTCAACGAGCTGCCCGAGACGGAGCCGCCGACGGACGCGCCGCTCCGCCTGCCGATCCAGGACGTCTACACGATCTCCGGCATCGGGACCGTCCCCGTGGGACGCGTCGAGACCGGCATCATGAAAGACGGCGACAACGTCACCTTCCAGCCGTCCGACGTGGGCGGCGAAGTGAAGACGATCGAGATGCACCACGAGGAGGTGCCCAAGGCCGGCCCCGGCGACAACGTCGGGTTCAACGTCCGCGGCATCGGCAAGGACGACATCCGCCGCGGCGACGTCGCCGGTCCCGCCGACGAGCCGCCGAGCGTCGCCGAGACGTTCCAGGCGCAGGTCGTCGTCATGCAGCACCCGTCGGTCATCACGGCCGGCTACACCCCGGTCTTCCACGCCCACACGGCGCAGGTCGCCTGTACGATCGAGTCGATCGACCAGAAGATCGACCCGTCCACGGGCGAGATCGCCGAGGAGAACCCGGACTTCATCAAGTCCGGCGACGCCGCGGTCGTCACCGTGCGACCGCAGAAACCGCTCAGCATCGAAGCGTCCGCCGACATCGCGGAGCTCGGCAGCTTCGCCATCCGCGACATGGGGCAGACCATCGCGGCCGGCAAGGTGCTCGAAGTCAACGAGCGATAA
- a CDS encoding homoserine dehydrogenase: protein MKLAVIGAGAVGRSVVELAGGYGHEVVAVADSSSAVVADGEGGTPGTDDSGIGVDSDAVVARKAERGIVGDGDPADALAADYDVLVEATPTTLDDAEPGFSHVTTALERDRHAVLANKGPVAERFGDLRAAVDDSDGEIRFEATVGGAIPAVSTVEDIEPGHVTAVRGVLNGTANFILTRMAAEGLDYDHVLAEAQDLGVAEADPSFDVDGTDAALKCVILANVLSFGAVDDPADAREFTLDDAAVEGIRDAPGSALRLAAEDGRTVRLIGEATGDTVRVAPRLVPENGTLAVSGTQNIVQIETSHAGRLNISGRGAGGPETASAVLGDVGRLE, encoded by the coding sequence GTGAAACTCGCCGTGATCGGCGCGGGCGCAGTCGGCCGCTCGGTCGTCGAACTGGCCGGGGGGTACGGCCACGAGGTCGTCGCCGTCGCGGACTCCTCGTCGGCGGTCGTCGCCGACGGGGAGGGCGGGACGCCCGGTACCGACGACTCCGGCATCGGCGTCGACTCCGATGCGGTCGTTGCCCGGAAGGCCGAACGCGGAATCGTCGGAGACGGCGACCCCGCCGACGCGCTGGCGGCCGACTATGACGTCCTCGTCGAGGCGACGCCGACGACGCTCGACGACGCCGAACCCGGCTTCTCGCACGTGACGACCGCGCTGGAGCGCGACCGCCACGCCGTCCTCGCGAACAAAGGACCGGTCGCGGAGCGGTTCGGTGACCTCCGGGCGGCCGTCGACGACAGCGACGGCGAGATCCGGTTCGAGGCGACCGTCGGCGGCGCGATTCCGGCGGTGTCGACGGTCGAGGACATCGAGCCGGGCCACGTCACCGCGGTCCGCGGCGTGCTCAACGGGACGGCGAACTTCATCCTCACCCGGATGGCCGCGGAGGGCCTCGACTACGACCACGTGCTCGCGGAGGCGCAGGACCTCGGCGTCGCGGAGGCGGACCCGTCCTTCGACGTGGACGGCACCGACGCGGCGCTGAAGTGCGTTATCCTCGCGAACGTGCTCTCCTTCGGCGCGGTCGACGACCCGGCCGACGCCCGCGAGTTCACGCTCGACGACGCCGCCGTCGAGGGCATCCGCGACGCGCCCGGCTCCGCGCTCCGGCTCGCGGCCGAGGACGGGCGGACGGTGCGGCTGATCGGTGAGGCGACGGGCGATACGGTCCGCGTCGCGCCGCGGCTCGTCCCCGAGAACGGGACGCTCGCGGTCTCCGGCACGCAGAACATCGTCCAGATCGAGACCTCGCACGCCGGTCGGCTCAACATCTCCGGGCGCGGCGCGGGCGGTCCGGAGACGGCGAGTGCGGTGCTGGGCGACGTCGGCCGACTAGAGTAG
- a CDS encoding amino acid-binding protein, which yields MSDGRDGTPATALDGADGVDGDAESAPSPDGGHAATTPSTHTVRLELVDEPGQLLAALHPIADNGGNLLSIYHERGNKTPRGRIPVEVDFEATPERFEVIVDALRTEGVNVMQAGTERYAEEVTILLFGHLVDTDLSDTLSRIETCESASVADVSLAAPQGTEEVSSARVRLEARAGETEAALAAVRELAAEKEFCVVEPLTGVDA from the coding sequence GTGAGCGACGGTCGCGACGGGACGCCGGCGACCGCGCTCGACGGGGCCGACGGGGTCGACGGCGACGCGGAGTCCGCCCCCTCTCCCGACGGCGGCCACGCCGCGACGACCCCGTCGACGCACACGGTCCGGCTGGAGCTGGTCGACGAGCCGGGGCAGCTGCTCGCCGCGCTCCACCCGATCGCGGACAACGGCGGGAACCTCCTCTCGATCTACCACGAGCGGGGCAACAAGACGCCTCGCGGTCGGATCCCGGTCGAGGTCGACTTCGAGGCGACCCCGGAACGGTTCGAGGTGATCGTCGACGCGCTGCGGACCGAGGGCGTGAACGTGATGCAGGCCGGGACGGAGCGGTACGCCGAGGAGGTGACCATCCTCCTCTTCGGTCACCTCGTCGACACCGACCTCTCCGACACGCTCTCGCGGATCGAGACCTGCGAGTCGGCCTCCGTCGCCGACGTGTCGTTGGCGGCCCCGCAGGGCACCGAGGAGGTGTCGAGCGCGCGGGTCCGACTGGAGGCGCGCGCGGGCGAGACCGAGGCGGCGCTCGCGGCGGTCCGCGAACTCGCCGCCGAGAAGGAGTTCTGCGTCGTCGAGCCGCTCACGGGGGTGGACGCGTGA